In Pseudomonas sp. MYb327, one DNA window encodes the following:
- a CDS encoding putative 2-aminoethylphosphonate ABC transporter ATP-binding protein, producing MNNAIATALTNPGAPMKVRGVQKRFGAFTALDNVSLDVAAGELVCLLGPSGCGKTTLLRCIAGLEKQDSGELYLGDRDVSHLAPQARDYGILFQSYALFPNLTVEANIAYGLTGSGRDEVRQRVGQMLELVGLSGSEKKYPGQLSGGQQQRIALARALAPAPSLLLLDEPMSALDARVREHLCTELRQLQRNLGVTTLMVTHNQDEAMLMADRIAVMNNGKVEQYATPQEIYNRPATPFVAEFVGQGNWLPFSRNSDSHAQVGGMNMRLADGSAKNASGRLFCRPEAINVNPPVHEENLFPAKVREITFLGNRCRMSFELDQLPGHALFAELAPEAMPRLGSQQIMVALPPRSLQVFA from the coding sequence ATGAACAACGCGATCGCAACTGCCCTGACCAACCCCGGCGCACCAATGAAAGTGCGCGGGGTGCAGAAACGCTTCGGCGCGTTTACCGCGCTGGACAACGTTTCCCTCGACGTGGCGGCCGGTGAGCTGGTGTGCCTGCTCGGCCCGTCGGGCTGCGGCAAAACCACCTTGCTGCGTTGCATCGCCGGTCTGGAAAAACAAGACAGCGGCGAGTTGTACCTCGGCGATCGCGACGTTTCCCACCTGGCGCCCCAGGCCCGGGACTACGGCATCCTGTTTCAGTCCTACGCGCTGTTTCCCAATCTTACTGTCGAGGCGAACATTGCCTACGGCCTCACCGGCAGCGGTCGCGATGAAGTGCGCCAGCGTGTCGGTCAGATGTTGGAATTGGTCGGCCTGAGCGGCAGTGAGAAAAAGTACCCCGGCCAGTTGTCTGGCGGTCAGCAGCAACGCATCGCACTGGCCCGCGCCTTGGCACCGGCGCCTTCGCTGTTGTTGCTGGACGAACCGATGTCGGCCCTCGATGCGCGGGTTCGCGAGCATCTGTGCACCGAATTGCGTCAACTGCAACGCAACCTCGGCGTCACCACCCTGATGGTTACACACAATCAGGATGAGGCCATGCTGATGGCCGACCGCATCGCGGTGATGAACAACGGCAAGGTCGAGCAATACGCCACGCCGCAGGAAATCTACAACCGCCCGGCCACGCCATTCGTGGCGGAGTTCGTCGGTCAGGGCAACTGGCTGCCATTCAGCCGCAACAGCGACAGTCATGCCCAGGTCGGCGGAATGAACATGCGCCTGGCGGACGGCAGCGCCAAGAACGCTTCGGGCCGTTTGTTCTGTCGCCCCGAAGCGATCAACGTCAACCCGCCGGTGCACGAAGAAAACCTGTTTCCAGCCAAGGTCCGCGAAATCACTTTCCTCGGCAACCGCTGCCGCATGAGCTTCGAACTCGACCAGTTGCCGGGCCATGCCTTGTTCGCTGAGCTGGCGCCGGAAGCCATGCCGCGTCTGGGCTCACAGCAGATCATGGTTGCCTTGCCGCCGCGCAGCCTGCAGGTGTTTGCCTGA
- a CDS encoding LysR family transcriptional regulator, which produces MLSAELKAFYMVARLGSITLAAKKLGLSQPTVTTQIRNLESQYSVELFYRGGRRLSVSDEGARLLPMVKALMQQEADIEFFLRNSGQVQGTLRIAATAPYYILDLVKTFRERLPQVEVSVEIGNSQQVLEALEEYRVDVAASSQLLEDARLIRRVLGSDPLVLAVHRNHPLAVHDHVPLSALAGHTLLMRESGSTTRRMTEELLAGAGVSIGPLLEIGSRESIREAVLRNIGISLIARQEVPHDPHLRVLTIENAPLLPEYLYCLKERKGARLPAAFLGLAQEMSPA; this is translated from the coding sequence GTGCTGAGTGCCGAGCTGAAGGCGTTTTACATGGTGGCCCGCCTGGGCAGCATCACCCTGGCGGCGAAGAAGCTCGGCTTGAGCCAACCCACGGTGACGACACAGATTCGCAATCTCGAAAGTCAGTACTCGGTTGAACTGTTCTACCGTGGCGGCCGCCGTCTCAGTGTCAGCGACGAAGGCGCGCGGCTGTTGCCGATGGTCAAGGCGCTGATGCAGCAGGAAGCCGACATCGAGTTTTTCCTGCGCAACAGCGGTCAGGTCCAAGGCACGTTACGCATTGCGGCCACGGCGCCGTATTACATCCTCGATCTGGTGAAGACCTTTCGCGAGCGCTTGCCGCAGGTGGAAGTGTCGGTGGAAATCGGCAACTCCCAGCAGGTGCTCGAAGCGCTGGAGGAATACCGGGTGGATGTCGCGGCGTCCTCGCAGTTGCTGGAGGATGCGCGGCTGATTCGCCGGGTGCTTGGCAGTGATCCGCTGGTGCTGGCGGTGCATCGCAATCATCCGCTGGCGGTGCACGACCATGTGCCGCTCAGCGCACTGGCCGGGCATACCTTGTTGATGCGTGAATCGGGCTCGACCACGCGGCGCATGACGGAAGAGTTGCTGGCCGGCGCCGGGGTCAGTATCGGGCCGCTGCTGGAGATCGGCAGTCGCGAGTCGATCCGCGAGGCGGTGTTGCGCAACATTGGCATCAGCCTGATCGCCCGCCAGGAAGTACCCCACGATCCGCACTTGCGGGTGCTGACCATCGAGAACGCGCCGTTGCTGCCGGAGTATTTGTATTGCCTCAAGGAGCGAAAAGGCGCGCGGTTGCCGGCGGCGTTTCTGGGGTTGGCGCAGGAAATGTCCCCGGCTTGA
- a CDS encoding heavy metal translocating P-type ATPase, with the protein MSDSLHIHKPDADHDHGHKLQPVQKHEHGSHGDSCCSAKVAAPSLIKLSETPTEGARLSSFRIEAMDCPTEQTLIQNKLGKLTGVQQLEFNLINRVLGVTHDLPSTAPIIDAIKSLGMQAEPLEQGVETPASAPEKKHWWPLALSGVGALLAEVIHFTGTAPNWVVAVIALISILSGGLGTYKKGWIALKNLNLNINALMSIAVTGAILIGQWPEAAMVMFLFTVAELIEAKSLDRARNAISGLMQMAPEQATVLQADGSWMAQDVKTIDLGARVRVRPGERIGLDGEVVSGSSTIDQAPITGESLPVEKSIGDKVFAGTINQAGSLEYAVTAVANNSTLARIIHAVEQAQGARAPTQRFVDHFSKIYTPAVFILALAVAVIPPLFMGALWFDWIYRALVLLVVACPCALVISTPVTIVSGLAAAARKGILVKGGVYLEGGYKLDYLALDKTGTITHGKPVQTDYLSLDPATEATAPAIAAALAARSDHPVSLAIANAAVDKQHASLIVDNFEALGGRGVRGVIDGQTYHLGNHRLVEELNLCSPELEEKLFALEKQGKSVVLLLDESGPLALFAVADTVKESSREAIQQLHDLGIKTLMLTGDNVHTAQAIAAQVGIDQAQGDLLPTDKLQAIEALYAQGHHVGMVGDGINDAPALARAEIGFAMAAAGTDTAIETADVALMDDDLRKIPAFIRLSRQTSSILKQNIALALVIKAIFLGVTFAGLATMWMAVFADMGVSLLVVFNGLRLLRK; encoded by the coding sequence ATGAGCGATTCCCTACATATTCACAAACCCGATGCTGATCACGATCACGGCCATAAGCTGCAGCCTGTGCAGAAGCATGAGCATGGCAGCCACGGGGATTCCTGCTGTTCCGCGAAAGTGGCGGCGCCATCGCTGATCAAATTGAGCGAAACGCCGACCGAAGGCGCGCGGCTGAGCAGTTTCCGCATTGAGGCCATGGACTGCCCGACCGAGCAAACGCTGATCCAGAACAAGCTCGGCAAGCTGACGGGCGTGCAGCAGCTGGAATTCAACCTGATCAACCGCGTACTAGGTGTGACCCACGACCTGCCCAGCACTGCGCCAATTATCGACGCGATCAAATCCCTCGGCATGCAGGCCGAGCCACTGGAGCAGGGCGTTGAAACGCCCGCCTCGGCGCCGGAGAAAAAACACTGGTGGCCGTTGGCGTTGTCCGGCGTCGGTGCTCTGCTGGCCGAGGTCATCCACTTCACCGGCACCGCACCAAACTGGGTGGTGGCGGTCATCGCGCTGATCTCGATCCTCAGCGGTGGCCTCGGTACGTACAAGAAGGGCTGGATCGCCCTGAAGAACCTCAATCTGAACATCAACGCCTTGATGAGCATCGCAGTCACCGGCGCGATCCTGATCGGGCAGTGGCCGGAAGCGGCGATGGTGATGTTCCTGTTTACCGTGGCCGAATTGATCGAAGCCAAATCCCTGGACCGGGCGCGCAACGCCATCAGCGGCCTAATGCAGATGGCGCCGGAGCAGGCTACGGTGTTACAGGCCGATGGCAGCTGGATGGCGCAAGACGTCAAGACCATCGATCTCGGCGCGCGGGTGCGGGTACGGCCCGGCGAACGCATCGGTCTGGACGGCGAAGTCGTGTCGGGCAGTTCAACCATCGATCAGGCACCGATCACCGGTGAAAGCCTGCCAGTGGAGAAGAGCATCGGCGACAAGGTGTTCGCGGGCACGATCAACCAGGCCGGCTCCCTGGAATATGCCGTAACGGCGGTGGCAAATAATTCGACGCTGGCGCGGATCATCCACGCCGTTGAACAGGCCCAAGGCGCGCGGGCGCCGACCCAGCGATTCGTCGACCATTTTTCGAAAATCTATACCCCGGCAGTGTTCATCCTCGCCCTTGCGGTGGCGGTGATTCCACCGCTGTTCATGGGCGCGTTGTGGTTCGACTGGATCTATCGAGCACTGGTGTTGCTGGTGGTCGCATGTCCGTGTGCACTGGTGATTTCCACGCCCGTGACCATCGTCAGCGGCCTCGCTGCAGCGGCGCGCAAAGGCATCCTGGTGAAGGGCGGCGTTTATCTGGAGGGCGGTTACAAGCTCGATTACCTGGCGCTGGATAAAACCGGAACGATCACCCATGGCAAACCGGTGCAGACCGATTACCTGTCACTTGATCCCGCTACCGAAGCAACGGCTCCGGCGATTGCTGCCGCACTGGCCGCCCGCTCGGATCACCCGGTATCGCTGGCCATCGCCAATGCGGCTGTGGATAAACAACACGCGTCGCTGATTGTGGATAACTTCGAGGCGCTGGGCGGGCGCGGGGTGCGCGGTGTGATCGACGGCCAGACCTATCACTTGGGCAACCATCGTCTGGTGGAAGAGCTGAACCTCTGCTCGCCGGAATTGGAGGAAAAGCTCTTCGCCCTGGAAAAACAGGGTAAATCCGTGGTGCTGTTGCTCGACGAATCCGGCCCGTTGGCGCTGTTCGCCGTGGCCGACACGGTGAAGGAATCCAGCCGCGAAGCGATCCAGCAACTTCACGACCTGGGCATCAAAACCCTGATGCTCACCGGCGACAACGTCCACACCGCCCAGGCGATTGCCGCGCAAGTAGGTATCGATCAGGCCCAGGGTGATTTGCTGCCGACTGACAAACTGCAAGCCATCGAAGCGCTTTATGCACAGGGCCATCACGTCGGCATGGTCGGCGATGGCATCAACGACGCGCCAGCACTGGCCCGTGCCGAGATCGGCTTCGCCATGGCCGCCGCTGGCACCGATACTGCCATCGAAACCGCCGATGTCGCCTTGATGGACGACGATCTGCGCAAGATTCCAGCGTTCATTCGCCTGTCGCGCCAGACATCGAGCATCCTCAAACAGAACATCGCATTGGCATTGGTCATCAAAGCGATCTTTCTTGGGGTAACCTTCGCCGGGCTCGCTACCATGTGGATGGCGGTGTTCGCCGACATGGGCGTGAGCCTGTTGGTGGTGTTCAACGGTTTGCGCCTGTTGCGTAAATAG